One Microbacterium sp. zg-B96 genomic region harbors:
- a CDS encoding TetR family transcriptional regulator produces MSSTRLRALHAAVELVGGEGIRALTHGRVDAAAALPPGSTSNHFRTRTALVTGVIEWIAAEERADAGLPSIRTRDDLVAGFTRMIEVQSGPQMLRTRARYALFLEADAEAAQPLLEQRAVFEAWIRGILRDLGGESAERQTRFLMATAEGALLHRMTVDPDAPVEAVIARAVDAALAA; encoded by the coding sequence GTGAGCAGCACCCGACTCCGTGCCCTGCACGCCGCCGTCGAGCTCGTCGGCGGTGAGGGGATCCGCGCCCTCACGCACGGACGGGTGGATGCCGCGGCAGCACTGCCGCCGGGGTCGACGTCGAACCACTTCCGCACCCGCACAGCGCTCGTCACCGGGGTCATCGAGTGGATCGCCGCCGAGGAGCGCGCCGACGCCGGTCTGCCCAGCATCCGTACGCGGGATGATCTCGTCGCCGGGTTCACCCGCATGATCGAGGTGCAATCGGGCCCTCAGATGCTGCGCACCCGAGCGCGGTACGCGTTGTTCCTCGAGGCGGACGCCGAGGCCGCGCAGCCGCTCCTCGAGCAGCGCGCGGTGTTCGAGGCCTGGATACGCGGGATCCTGCGAGACCTGGGCGGTGAGTCCGCCGAACGGCAGACGAGGTTCCTCATGGCTACGGCGGAGGGAGCGCTGCTGCACCGGATGACGGTCGATCCCGACGCACCGGTCGAGGCGGTGATCGCGCGGGCAGTGGATGCCGCGCTGGCCGCGTAG
- a CDS encoding response regulator transcription factor, translating into MTAPRILVVDDEPNIRDLLITSLRFAGFQVRAVANGAQTISAVLEEEPDLIVLDVMLPDMNGFSVTKRLRGAGYTAPILFLTAKDETEDKITGLNAGGDDYVTKPFSLDEIVARIQAILRRTMQADEESIIRAGELTMDQDTHDVLVGDVSIDLSPTEFKLLRYLMLNPNRVLSKAQILDHVWEYDFNGDAGIVESYISYLRRKIDPHSSEPLIQTKRGFGYMLKAGKSA; encoded by the coding sequence ATGACCGCTCCGCGCATTCTTGTCGTCGACGACGAGCCGAACATCCGCGACCTGCTCATCACGAGCCTGCGTTTCGCCGGTTTCCAGGTGCGCGCCGTCGCCAACGGCGCCCAGACCATCTCGGCCGTCCTCGAAGAAGAGCCCGACCTGATCGTGCTGGACGTCATGCTGCCCGACATGAACGGGTTCAGCGTCACCAAGCGGCTCCGCGGCGCCGGCTACACCGCCCCGATCCTGTTCCTCACCGCGAAGGACGAGACCGAGGACAAGATCACCGGCCTCAACGCCGGCGGCGACGACTACGTCACCAAGCCCTTCAGCCTCGACGAGATCGTCGCCCGCATCCAGGCGATCCTGCGCCGCACGATGCAGGCCGACGAGGAGTCGATCATCCGCGCCGGCGAACTGACGATGGACCAGGACACCCACGACGTGCTCGTCGGCGACGTGTCGATCGACCTGTCCCCCACCGAGTTCAAGCTGCTGCGCTACCTCATGCTCAACCCCAACCGGGTGCTCAGCAAGGCGCAGATCCTCGACCACGTGTGGGAGTACGACTTCAACGGAGATGCGGGAATCGTGGAGAGCTACATCTCCTACCTCCGCCGCAAGATCGACCCGCACTCCTCCGAACCCCTGATCCAGACCAAGCGCGGTTTCGGCTACATGCTCAAGGCCGGCAAGTCCGCGTGA
- a CDS encoding HAMP domain-containing sensor histidine kinase: protein MAIAAHAGKNDALTSWWRSVSLRAKVTGVTVAVLAIGLVSAGVGTLAFLRNTLAANLDAQVQQLAVTDAVSSMFTGTVTETGHDFEVRSDATAYFVAIYGPDGSFLTSGGGNGAPEPVFPASFTLADATIYGPNTVFDLANSEGGPAYRAAVGVEDTAAGAFYTQLVALPTAPNERFLASFLGIYSFLALITVIASAFLVRWIVTLTFRSLGQVEATADAIAAGDFSLRMTDIEPATTEVGRLKTAINAMLGRIDAALSERDATVNQMRRFIGDASHELRTPLVTVRGYAELYRMGAISGEEQVAQSMDRIEKEAIRMGVLVEDLLALARLDERRDLAFAPIDLRPIARDAALDARAASPLRTVTVLDTTAATGPIPRPASVTEHDQPHPHRRRGATAPGTGLAGATLSLLRRKPRQPNHEQDAATEPVTTVPLAGAVLAPIVLGDENRIRQVVTNLLGNARRYSPEDSPIELTVGIDRQAGMGWIAVSDHGEGVPPQIRDKIFQRFWRADTSRTRETGGSGLGLSIVAAIVEALHGSIEVGDTPGGGATFRVAFPLARTRDAAEHLQVDTQPMPRLNDPEA from the coding sequence GTGGCGATAGCAGCCCACGCGGGTAAGAACGATGCGCTGACCAGTTGGTGGCGCAGCGTCAGCCTGCGTGCCAAGGTCACCGGGGTCACCGTCGCGGTGCTGGCCATCGGGCTCGTCTCGGCCGGCGTCGGCACGTTGGCGTTCCTACGCAACACGCTCGCGGCGAACCTCGACGCGCAGGTGCAGCAGCTGGCCGTGACGGATGCCGTCAGCAGCATGTTCACCGGAACGGTCACCGAGACCGGCCACGACTTCGAGGTGCGCTCGGATGCCACCGCCTACTTCGTGGCCATCTACGGTCCCGACGGCTCCTTCCTCACCAGCGGCGGCGGCAACGGCGCACCCGAGCCCGTCTTTCCGGCGAGCTTCACGCTGGCCGACGCCACGATCTACGGCCCCAACACGGTGTTCGACCTCGCCAACAGCGAAGGCGGCCCCGCCTACCGCGCCGCTGTCGGGGTGGAGGACACCGCCGCCGGCGCCTTCTACACCCAGCTCGTGGCCCTGCCCACGGCGCCCAACGAACGCTTCCTCGCGTCGTTCCTCGGGATCTACAGCTTCCTCGCGCTGATCACGGTGATCGCGAGCGCCTTCCTGGTGCGCTGGATCGTCACCCTCACGTTCCGCAGCCTCGGGCAGGTGGAGGCGACAGCGGATGCCATCGCGGCGGGAGACTTCAGCCTACGCATGACCGACATCGAACCGGCCACGACCGAGGTCGGGCGATTGAAGACGGCGATCAACGCGATGCTGGGCCGCATCGATGCCGCACTGTCCGAACGCGATGCGACCGTGAACCAGATGCGCCGGTTCATCGGGGACGCCAGCCACGAACTGCGCACCCCGCTGGTCACGGTGCGCGGCTACGCGGAGCTGTACCGCATGGGCGCGATCTCGGGCGAGGAGCAGGTCGCACAGTCGATGGACCGCATCGAGAAGGAAGCGATCCGGATGGGGGTGCTGGTCGAGGACCTGCTGGCCCTGGCCCGACTCGACGAGCGCCGCGACCTCGCGTTCGCGCCCATCGACCTGCGCCCCATCGCCCGCGACGCCGCGCTGGACGCCCGCGCAGCATCGCCGCTTCGCACCGTGACCGTGCTGGACACCACCGCCGCCACCGGGCCCATTCCTCGTCCGGCATCCGTCACCGAACACGACCAGCCACACCCGCATCGCCGGCGCGGCGCGACCGCTCCGGGCACCGGACTGGCCGGCGCGACGCTGTCGCTGCTGCGCCGCAAGCCCCGGCAGCCCAACCACGAGCAGGATGCCGCTACGGAGCCGGTGACCACCGTGCCGCTGGCCGGCGCTGTGCTGGCCCCGATCGTGCTGGGCGATGAGAACCGCATCCGGCAGGTGGTGACGAACCTGCTGGGCAACGCCCGCCGGTACAGCCCCGAGGACTCCCCCATCGAGCTCACCGTCGGCATTGATCGCCAGGCCGGCATGGGGTGGATCGCCGTGAGCGACCACGGTGAGGGCGTGCCCCCGCAGATCCGCGACAAGATCTTCCAGCGGTTCTGGCGTGCCGACACGTCGCGCACACGCGAGACCGGCGGCTCCGGACTCGGCCTGTCGATCGTCGCGGCCATCGTCGAGGCCCTGCACGGCTCGATCGAGGTGGGCGACACCCCCGGCGGCGGTGCGACGTTCCGCGTGGCGTTCCCCCTCGCCCGCACCCGCGACGCGGCGGAGCACCTGCAGGTCGACACGCAGCCGATGCCGCGGCTCAACGATCCCGAGGCCTGA
- a CDS encoding WXG100 family type VII secretion target has product MPIYSVDSDAVLTATAAVRGTADRLAGETSAMLAQLTALQSSWTGTAALGFQAVIDRWRATQREVEATLADISTALATAGQQYAQTEATTAGLFR; this is encoded by the coding sequence ATGCCGATCTATTCCGTCGACAGCGACGCCGTCCTCACCGCCACCGCGGCCGTCCGCGGCACCGCCGACCGCCTCGCGGGCGAGACCTCGGCGATGCTCGCCCAGCTCACCGCGCTGCAGTCGTCCTGGACCGGGACTGCCGCCCTGGGCTTTCAAGCCGTGATCGACCGCTGGCGGGCCACCCAGCGCGAGGTGGAGGCGACCCTCGCCGACATCAGCACTGCGCTGGCGACCGCCGGTCAGCAGTACGCGCAGACCGAGGCCACGACGGCGGGCCTGTTCCGGTAG
- the groL gene encoding chaperonin GroEL (60 kDa chaperone family; promotes refolding of misfolded polypeptides especially under stressful conditions; forms two stacked rings of heptamers to form a barrel-shaped 14mer; ends can be capped by GroES; misfolded proteins enter the barrel where they are refolded when GroES binds) has translation MAKIIAFDEEARRGLERGLNILADAVKVTLGPRGRNVVLEKKWGAPTITNDGVSIAKEIELDDPYEKIGAELVKEVAKKTDDVAGDGTTTATVLAQALVREGLRNVAAGADPISLKRGIEKAVEAITAELLASAKEVESKEQIAATASISAADASIGALIAEAIDKVGKEGVVTVEESNTFGTELELTEGMRFDKGYINPYFVTDAERQEAVFEDAYILIANQKISNIKDLLPIVDKVIQEGKELVIIAEDVEGEALATLVLNKIRGIFKSAAVKAPGFGDRRKAQLQDIAILTGGQVITEEVGLKLENATTDLLGRARKVIITKDETTIVEGAGDSAQIEGRVTQIRREIENTDSDYDREKLQERLAKLAGGVAVIKAGAATEVELKERKHRIEDAVRNAKAAVEEGVVAGGGVALIQAGKKALDALELTGDEATGANIVRVAIQAPLKQIALNAGMEPGVVANKVAGLPLGHGLNAATGEYGDLFAQGIIDPAKVTRSALQNAASIAGLFLTTEVVVAEKPEKSAAPAGDPSGGMDF, from the coding sequence ATGGCAAAGATCATCGCTTTCGACGAAGAGGCTCGTCGTGGCCTCGAGCGCGGCCTGAACATTCTGGCTGACGCCGTCAAGGTGACGCTCGGCCCGCGCGGTCGCAACGTCGTGCTCGAAAAGAAGTGGGGCGCTCCCACGATCACCAACGATGGCGTCTCGATCGCCAAGGAGATCGAACTCGACGACCCGTACGAGAAGATCGGCGCAGAGCTCGTCAAGGAGGTCGCCAAGAAGACTGACGACGTCGCGGGCGACGGCACCACCACCGCCACCGTTCTCGCCCAGGCACTGGTCCGCGAGGGCCTGCGTAACGTTGCCGCCGGCGCCGACCCGATCTCGCTCAAGCGCGGCATCGAGAAGGCCGTCGAGGCCATCACGGCCGAGCTGCTCGCATCCGCCAAGGAGGTCGAGTCCAAGGAGCAGATCGCTGCCACCGCGTCGATCTCGGCCGCTGACGCATCGATCGGCGCGCTCATCGCCGAGGCGATCGACAAGGTCGGCAAGGAAGGTGTCGTCACCGTTGAGGAGTCGAACACCTTCGGCACCGAGCTCGAGCTCACCGAGGGTATGCGTTTCGACAAGGGTTACATCAACCCCTACTTCGTCACCGACGCCGAGCGCCAGGAAGCCGTCTTCGAGGACGCCTACATCCTGATCGCGAACCAGAAGATCTCGAACATCAAGGATCTTCTGCCGATCGTCGACAAGGTGATCCAGGAGGGCAAGGAACTCGTCATCATCGCTGAGGATGTCGAGGGCGAGGCTCTGGCCACGCTGGTGCTCAACAAGATCCGCGGCATCTTCAAGTCGGCTGCCGTCAAGGCTCCCGGCTTCGGCGACCGTCGCAAGGCCCAGCTGCAGGACATCGCGATCCTCACCGGCGGCCAGGTCATCACCGAAGAGGTGGGCCTCAAGCTCGAGAACGCCACGACCGACCTGCTCGGCCGTGCGCGCAAGGTCATCATCACCAAGGACGAGACCACCATCGTCGAAGGTGCCGGCGACTCGGCTCAGATCGAGGGTCGCGTGACCCAGATCCGCCGCGAGATCGAGAACACCGACAGCGACTACGACCGCGAGAAGCTCCAGGAGCGTCTGGCAAAGCTGGCCGGTGGCGTCGCCGTCATCAAGGCCGGCGCGGCCACCGAGGTCGAGCTCAAGGAGCGCAAGCACCGCATCGAGGACGCCGTGCGCAACGCGAAGGCAGCCGTCGAAGAGGGTGTCGTCGCCGGTGGCGGTGTCGCCCTCATCCAGGCCGGCAAGAAGGCGCTCGACGCCCTCGAGCTGACCGGTGACGAGGCTACCGGCGCGAACATCGTGCGCGTCGCGATCCAGGCTCCGCTGAAGCAGATCGCTCTGAACGCAGGCATGGAGCCCGGTGTTGTCGCCAACAAGGTGGCAGGTCTTCCCCTGGGTCACGGCCTCAACGCCGCGACCGGCGAGTACGGTGACCTGTTCGCACAGGGCATCATCGACCCCGCCAAGGTGACCCGCTCGGCACTGCAGAACGCGGCATCCATTGCCGGCCTGTTCCTGACGACCGAGGTCGTCGTCGCCGAGAAGCCCGAGAAGTCGGCCGCTCCGGCCGGCGACCCGTCGGGTGGCATGGATTTCTGA
- a CDS encoding cold-shock protein, translating into MANGTVKWFNAEKGFGFITGADGQDVFVHYSNVEMDGFRVLEEGQQVEFTVGSGQKGPQAEAVRVV; encoded by the coding sequence ATGGCCAACGGCACCGTCAAATGGTTCAACGCTGAGAAGGGCTTCGGTTTCATCACCGGCGCCGACGGGCAGGACGTGTTCGTCCATTACTCGAACGTCGAGATGGATGGATTCCGCGTGCTGGAAGAGGGCCAGCAGGTCGAGTTCACCGTCGGGTCGGGGCAGAAGGGCCCGCAGGCCGAAGCAGTGCGCGTCGTCTGA
- a CDS encoding LytR C-terminal domain-containing protein produces MPRPTYPKDRFDQLPPSSGRVGAHRAENPHMRGWVVLLWAAVATVVLVAVGIFGTLVFTGRVTLFPTAEPTVAPAPVVTPVLDTTYDVLVLNATPEAGLASRTRDEIIAAGWPADLVLAGDAGSEDFATTTVYYPFPADEAAALALAEVIGGADVAQSVVYQPLDNAEARQLAVVLGLDRTAAGTPTPAS; encoded by the coding sequence GTGCCGAGACCGACCTACCCGAAGGATCGCTTCGACCAGCTGCCGCCGTCGAGCGGCCGCGTCGGCGCGCACCGGGCCGAGAATCCCCACATGCGCGGCTGGGTCGTGCTGCTGTGGGCCGCCGTCGCGACGGTGGTGCTCGTGGCTGTCGGAATCTTCGGCACCCTCGTGTTCACGGGCCGCGTGACGCTGTTCCCCACTGCCGAGCCGACGGTGGCGCCGGCGCCGGTGGTGACCCCGGTCCTGGATACGACCTACGACGTGCTGGTGCTCAACGCCACGCCCGAGGCGGGGCTGGCCAGCCGCACCCGCGATGAGATCATCGCCGCCGGGTGGCCGGCGGACCTGGTGCTGGCCGGCGACGCCGGGTCGGAGGACTTCGCCACCACCACGGTGTACTACCCGTTCCCCGCCGACGAGGCCGCCGCCCTCGCGCTGGCCGAGGTGATCGGCGGCGCCGACGTCGCCCAGAGCGTGGTGTACCAGCCGCTCGACAACGCCGAAGCCCGCCAGCTCGCCGTCGTGCTGGGTCTGGACCGCACCGCTGCCGGAACGCCGACACCGGCATCCTGA
- a CDS encoding DUF3263 domain-containing protein, giving the protein MPLTPRDRAILDFESGWSRHGPVKEEAIHAHLGLSPARYYQLLGRLIDTPEALEYDPMMVARLRRIRDAREQARRARVAMSPRVAR; this is encoded by the coding sequence GTGCCCCTTACTCCTCGCGATCGCGCGATCCTCGACTTCGAGTCGGGCTGGTCCCGGCACGGGCCGGTCAAGGAGGAGGCGATCCACGCCCACCTCGGCCTGTCGCCGGCGCGGTACTACCAGCTGCTGGGGCGCCTCATCGACACCCCGGAAGCACTCGAGTACGACCCGATGATGGTGGCCCGACTGCGCCGCATCCGCGACGCCCGGGAGCAGGCCCGTCGCGCCCGCGTCGCGATGAGCCCTCGAGTGGCCAGGTAG
- a CDS encoding DUF2332 domain-containing protein, whose protein sequence is MSSEPDAAAAVRDRYARFARDEAPGRSELYREWAAGIAAEPGTQELLARIPATHRQPPLVFAVTRLLGAPESGYPDWATWLHAHADDVIAECGRRSLQTNEPLRCAVLLPALALIPGPIALLEVGASAGLCLYPDRYGYRYRRPGGTVAALDPIAGVSPVTLECELRGERMPPLALPDVVWRAGIDLAPLDPGDPQTGAWLTGLVWPGEAGRAARVRDALALAASDPPMLVAGDAADTIARVAALAPPETTLVVTTPGVLAHIPWARRQAAIAAARAAGRWVTIDAPGLHDGWTRPIDLDAWPGGFAVALDGEVLAAADPLGGWLEWRAEEAPLPR, encoded by the coding sequence GTGAGTTCAGAGCCGGATGCCGCCGCCGCCGTCCGCGACCGTTACGCCCGCTTCGCTCGCGACGAGGCGCCCGGCCGGTCCGAGCTGTACCGGGAGTGGGCCGCCGGAATCGCCGCCGAACCCGGTACGCAGGAGCTGCTGGCCCGCATCCCCGCGACGCACCGTCAGCCCCCGCTCGTGTTCGCCGTGACCCGGCTGCTGGGCGCACCCGAATCCGGCTACCCGGACTGGGCGACCTGGCTGCACGCGCACGCCGACGATGTCATCGCCGAGTGCGGGCGGCGCAGCCTGCAGACCAACGAGCCGCTGCGCTGCGCCGTGCTGCTGCCGGCCCTCGCGCTGATCCCCGGCCCCATCGCCCTGCTCGAAGTGGGCGCGAGCGCCGGGCTGTGTCTGTACCCCGACCGCTACGGCTACCGCTACCGCCGCCCCGGCGGCACGGTGGCGGCCCTCGACCCCATCGCCGGTGTGTCGCCGGTGACGCTGGAGTGCGAACTGCGCGGGGAGCGGATGCCGCCGCTGGCGCTTCCCGACGTGGTGTGGCGGGCCGGCATCGACCTGGCCCCGCTGGATCCGGGCGACCCGCAGACCGGGGCCTGGCTGACCGGTCTGGTGTGGCCGGGGGAGGCGGGGCGCGCCGCGCGTGTGCGCGATGCCCTCGCCCTCGCGGCATCCGACCCGCCGATGCTCGTCGCCGGGGACGCCGCCGACACGATCGCCCGCGTCGCGGCCCTGGCGCCGCCGGAGACGACCCTGGTCGTCACGACCCCCGGCGTGCTCGCCCACATCCCGTGGGCGCGGCGCCAGGCGGCCATCGCTGCCGCGCGCGCGGCGGGCCGCTGGGTCACGATCGACGCGCCCGGGCTGCACGATGGGTGGACGCGGCCGATCGACCTGGATGCCTGGCCGGGCGGCTTCGCCGTCGCCCTGGACGGGGAAGTGCTCGCCGCCGCCGACCCGCTCGGCGGCTGGCTGGAGTGGCGCGCCGAGGAAGCACCCCTCCCGCGTTAG
- the msrB gene encoding peptide-methionine (R)-S-oxide reductase MsrB — protein MTYAVSKNDDQWREELAPEQYAVLREAATERPWTGELLDESRAGLYACAACGAELFQSGTKFDSHCGWPSFYESVRPEAVELVEDSAHGMVRTEVRCASCGSHLGHVFPDGFGTPTGDRYCMNSVALQFSPQETPEDQG, from the coding sequence ATGACTTACGCAGTGAGCAAGAACGACGACCAGTGGCGCGAAGAGCTCGCCCCCGAGCAGTACGCAGTGCTGCGGGAAGCGGCGACGGAGCGCCCGTGGACGGGTGAACTGCTCGACGAGAGCCGCGCCGGCCTCTACGCCTGCGCCGCCTGCGGGGCGGAGCTGTTTCAGAGCGGCACGAAGTTCGATTCGCACTGCGGGTGGCCGAGCTTCTACGAGTCGGTGCGCCCCGAGGCGGTCGAACTGGTCGAGGACAGCGCCCACGGCATGGTGCGCACAGAGGTGCGCTGCGCGAGCTGCGGCTCCCACCTGGGGCACGTGTTCCCCGACGGTTTCGGCACGCCCACTGGCGACCGGTACTGCATGAACTCCGTCGCGCTGCAGTTCAGCCCGCAGGAGACCCCGGAAGACCAGGGGTGA
- a CDS encoding nitroreductase family protein, with protein sequence MRLRRSVSKVTDDAPTHDELLELVAAAGRVADHSELKPWRLIELRGDDRETLGRAINKAEGEKGASSKPMRAPLLVAVVASYRESEKVPRWEQEAVASGVAHALSLLLDEAGWGVIWRSGHYTRAKAVAKAHGLKKNEQLLGWLYVGGKPERSRESRDKVIDAAAFVSRMPQRKTAAM encoded by the coding sequence ATGCGCCTTCGTCGGTCCGTGTCGAAGGTGACCGACGACGCGCCCACCCACGATGAGTTGCTCGAACTCGTCGCCGCCGCCGGTCGCGTGGCCGACCACTCCGAACTGAAGCCGTGGCGGCTGATCGAACTGCGCGGCGACGACCGGGAGACGCTGGGCCGGGCGATCAACAAGGCCGAGGGTGAGAAGGGCGCGTCGTCCAAGCCGATGCGCGCGCCGCTGCTGGTGGCCGTGGTCGCCAGCTACCGCGAGAGCGAGAAGGTCCCCCGCTGGGAGCAGGAGGCGGTGGCATCCGGCGTCGCGCACGCCCTCAGTCTGCTGCTGGACGAAGCGGGCTGGGGCGTCATCTGGCGCAGCGGCCACTACACGCGCGCCAAGGCCGTCGCGAAGGCGCACGGGCTGAAGAAGAACGAGCAGCTGCTGGGCTGGCTCTACGTCGGCGGCAAGCCCGAGCGTTCGCGCGAGTCACGTGACAAGGTGATCGACGCGGCAGCGTTCGTCAGCCGGATGCCGCAGCGCAAGACCGCGGCGATGTGA
- a CDS encoding DMT family transporter, producing the protein MALAGAVLIGVMTAVQARVNGQLGVRLEDGLVAALVSFGSGLVILVVLSAALPAGRRGFARLASGVRERRIPFWMLCGGAAGALTVATQGLAVGIIGVSLFTVGVVAGQTVCGLVLDRAGYGPSGVVAVTPGRVAGGVLALVAVGIALTGRTVEVPLWMLLLPFAAGVGIAWQQATNGRLRQRVGTPLTATLVNFIGGTLCLSVVAGVHVAVAGPPAPFPTNPWLYLGGALGVCYIFLGAALVVHTGVLLLGLASIVGQLAASLVLDALWPAPAGPSVGASLAMVAVALASVAVAAVPWRRRAR; encoded by the coding sequence ATGGCGCTGGCCGGCGCTGTGCTCATCGGGGTGATGACGGCGGTACAGGCCCGGGTCAACGGTCAACTCGGCGTGCGGCTGGAAGACGGCCTGGTGGCCGCGCTCGTCTCGTTCGGCTCCGGGCTGGTGATCCTGGTCGTGCTGTCCGCGGCGCTTCCGGCGGGCCGGCGCGGGTTCGCGCGCCTGGCATCCGGGGTCCGGGAACGGCGTATCCCGTTCTGGATGCTGTGCGGCGGCGCTGCCGGAGCGCTCACCGTCGCCACGCAGGGACTGGCGGTCGGCATCATCGGCGTCTCGCTGTTCACCGTCGGCGTCGTCGCCGGCCAGACCGTGTGCGGACTCGTGCTGGATCGCGCCGGATACGGCCCCTCCGGCGTCGTGGCCGTCACGCCGGGCCGGGTCGCCGGGGGAGTGCTCGCACTCGTCGCCGTGGGCATCGCGCTCACCGGGCGGACCGTCGAGGTCCCGCTGTGGATGCTGCTGCTGCCGTTCGCGGCGGGAGTCGGGATCGCCTGGCAGCAGGCGACGAACGGACGGCTGCGCCAGCGGGTGGGAACGCCGCTCACGGCGACGCTGGTCAACTTCATCGGCGGGACGCTGTGCCTGTCGGTCGTGGCGGGCGTGCACGTCGCCGTCGCGGGCCCGCCGGCGCCCTTCCCCACGAACCCCTGGCTCTACCTGGGCGGCGCGCTGGGCGTCTGCTACATCTTCCTCGGCGCGGCGCTGGTGGTGCACACCGGCGTGCTGCTGCTCGGCCTGGCATCGATCGTGGGCCAGCTGGCGGCGTCACTCGTGCTCGACGCGCTATGGCCTGCTCCCGCCGGTCCCAGCGTCGGCGCCTCGCTGGCGATGGTCGCCGTCGCGCTCGCGTCGGTCGCGGTCGCGGCGGTGCCCTGGCGTCGACGCGCCAGGTGA
- a CDS encoding antibiotic biosynthesis monooxygenase, with protein sequence MSTVRLSGQLVCENEEQSAIVAAHLPLHLALTRAEVGCVSFDVTPTDDPLIWQVDECFADAAALHAHQERTAASDWGRATNGIERRYTIEGI encoded by the coding sequence GTGAGTACGGTGCGCTTGAGTGGTCAACTCGTCTGCGAGAACGAGGAGCAGTCGGCCATCGTCGCCGCCCACCTGCCGCTTCACCTGGCGCTGACCCGCGCCGAGGTGGGCTGCGTTTCGTTCGACGTGACCCCCACCGACGACCCGCTCATCTGGCAGGTCGATGAGTGCTTCGCCGATGCCGCCGCCCTCCACGCCCACCAGGAGCGCACCGCTGCCAGTGACTGGGGCCGTGCCACGAACGGGATCGAGCGCCGGTACACGATCGAGGGCATCTAG